The nucleotide sequence AGCGGGCGAGCACTGCCATGGAGGCCGCGGCTCCTGCCGCCACGAGATCTTCGTCGATGCGCGCCCAGGTCGGGTACAGCGCGACGAGCCAGTCGAACAGGATGGAGTCCTGCGCGATCCCCCGCGTGAGCCACTGGTACAGGTGGTGGTGCGTGTTGATGAGGCCCGGCGTCAGCAGGTGGCCTCGGGCGTCGACCCGCTCGGTGACGACGGGCGCGTCGCGTCGTTCAGAAGACACAGCGGTCGCAGGATCAGCGAGACCCTCGACGGCCCAGGTCGGCGCCGCTCCTGCGCCCACCGCCACGATGCGCGAGTCGTCGACGACCAGGTGCCCGGTGGCGAACTCCCGCCCCTCGGGGTCGACCGTGGCGACGTACGCGCCTTCGACGACGGTGCGGGTGCTCACGCGAGCCAGGCGTCGATGCCAGCGAGGGCGCGGGCCTTCAGCTCGGCGGACGCGCCCGAGCACTCGATCGACGAGCGGGCGCACGCGGCGAGCTCGTCGTCGGAGAGGCCGAGCACCGTGCGGCTGGTCTCGTACTCGTCGAGGATCGACGGGCCGAAGAGCACGGGGTCGTCGGCGTTGATGGAGCAGCGGACACCCGCGGCGAGGAACACTTTCAGCGGGTGCTCGTGGATCGTCTGGACGACGCCGAGGAGGTCGTTGGAGGTCGGGCAGACGTCGAGGCAGATGCCCTTCGCCGCGAGCTCCTGCATGAGCGAGGGGTCTTCGGCGCTGGTGACGCCGTGGAGGACACGGTCGGCCTGCAGGATCTCGACGGCGGCGCGGACCTCGGACGGCCCGGCCAGCTCGCCCGCGTGCGGCGTGGAGAGGAGGCCTGCCTCCTTGCCGATGCGGAAGGCCTCGACGAAGTCGGCGGCCGGGTAGCCGCGCTCGTCGTTGGCGAGTCCGAGCGACACGACGCCGCGACCGGCGTAGGCGGCGGCGATCGTCGCGTAGGCGACGGCGGTCTCGATGCTCTCGGTGCGGTCGAGCGTGATCATGAGCCCGACCTCGACGCCGTGCTTCGCGCCGATCTCGGCCGCCTTCGCGATGAGAACGTCGAGGGCCTTCTCGGTCGACCCGAACGTCTCGGCGTAGAAGTGCGGGCTCGCGCCGAACTCGGCGTAGACGACTCCCTCGCGGGCGCAGTCCTCGATGGTCTCCTCGAAGAGGCGGTAGAGGTTCTCCTCGACGCTCAGCACCTGCAGCATCGAACGGTAGGTCGCGCTGAAGAACGAGAAGTCGTCGAACTCGGTCGGGATGTCGATCTCGATGCCGGCGGCCGCTCCCATCTCCTCGAGGGTGGCCTTGCGGATCGCGGCCTCCCAGTGGATGTGGAGGTGGCCCTTGGGCAGGGCGGCGAGATCGCGAACCGG is from Frondihabitans australicus and encodes:
- the add gene encoding adenosine deaminase, producing MTDTTLATEATEAAPVRDLAALPKGHLHIHWEAAIRKATLEEMGAAAGIEIDIPTEFDDFSFFSATYRSMLQVLSVEENLYRLFEETIEDCAREGVVYAEFGASPHFYAETFGSTEKALDVLIAKAAEIGAKHGVEVGLMITLDRTESIETAVAYATIAAAYAGRGVVSLGLANDERGYPAADFVEAFRIGKEAGLLSTPHAGELAGPSEVRAAVEILQADRVLHGVTSAEDPSLMQELAAKGICLDVCPTSNDLLGVVQTIHEHPLKVFLAAGVRCSINADDPVLFGPSILDEYETSRTVLGLSDDELAACARSSIECSGASAELKARALAGIDAWLA